CCTTCGATTTCACCCAGGGCCAGTACCTGACCTTCCGCCGCAAGTTCGATGGTGAGGAACTGCGCCGCTCCTATTCGATCTGCGCGGGGCGCGATGAAGGTGTGTTGCGCGTCGGCATCAAGCGGGTGGATGGCGGCTGCTTCTCCAGCTGGGCCAATGAGGGGCTGAAAGCCGGCGATACGCTGGAGGCCATGCCGCCGATGGGGGCCTTCTTCACCGATATCGAACCCGAAGTGTCCAAGCATTACCTCGGCTTTGCCGGCGGCAGCGGCATTACGCCCGTCCTGTCGATCATCAAGACGACGCTCAAGCGCGAGCCGCGCTCCAGCTTCACGCTTGTCTATGCCAACCGCCAGATTTCCTCGATCATGTTTCGTGAGGAACTGGAGGACCTGAAGAACAGCTATCTCGGCCGTTTTTCCGTCCTGCATGTGCTCGAAAGCGAGGCGCAGGACATCGACCTCTTCACCGGCCGCGTCAATGCGGAAAAATGTGCGGCGCTGTTCAAGAGCTGGATCGACCTGACCTCGGTGACGACAGCCTTCATCTGCGGTCCCGAGCCGATGATGCTGGCGATTGCCGGCGCGCTGCGCGAGCACGGGCTGCGCGACGACCAGATCAAGTTCGAGCTTTTCGCCTCTTCGCAGCCAGGCCGCGCACGGGCGAGGGCACAGAATGCCCATGGCACGGATGCGAATGCCAGCTGTCAGGCAACGGTGACGCTCGATGGCGCCACCCGTATCTTCAACATGCCCAAACAGGGCCAGAGCCTGCTCGACGCCGCGCTCGAGAACAATATCGACGCGCCCTATGCCTGCAAGGCCGGCGTCTGCTCCACCTGTCGCGCCAAGGTCATCGAGGGCGAGACTGAGATGGAGGTCAATCACGCGCTTGAAGATTACGAGGTTCGGCAGGGTTACGTGTTGACCTGCCAGTGTTACCCGCTGAGCGACAAGGTCGTCGTCAGCTACGACCAGTAAGAGCGGAGGACGACCGCATGACCCACACCGAAACGATGCCGATCGAAGACTATCTCGCACAGGGCGGTGTCCTCACCTCCCCGGACAATGTGCCGGCGCGCTATCGCGGCGAATTGCTGCGCCTGATGGCAAGCTTCGTCGACAGCGAACTGGCGGGTTCCGCCGGTTTTGCCGATATCATCAACGACGCGCCGGGTATCCAGGAGCGTATCTGTGCCGCCCGCATCGTGCTCGAAAAGACCGATCATGCCGGCCAGATCCTGAAGGTGATGGAAAGCTTCGGTGCCGATGGCGGACGTTACGCCGTCCACCACCCATGGGCCGAGCGCCTTCCCCGCGACGCCGATATCGGGGCTGCCCGCCAGAAAGGCGATATGCGTCTTTCGGTCTTCCATTATCCGCTTGGCGGCTGGGTCGACGCCGTCGTCATGAATGTGCTGATGGGCAAGGCGGGGGTCATTCAGCTGCGCGAGCTTTCACATGTCTCCTACCAGCCGCTGGCCGAGGTTTTCCGCCGCATCCTGCCGCGTGAGGCGCGCCATCTCGAACTTGGCATCGCCGGTCTTGAGCGCATCGCGGCAAATCCGGCCGAACGTGATACGGCCATGGCCTCCATCACCTATTGGCGCCCGCGGGTTGCGGCGAGCTTCGGGCTTTCCGGCTCGGCGCGCTTTGGCACGCTGGCACGGTTCGGCCTTCGCCATACTCCCAATGAAACACTCCTTGCCGAATGGCAGGCGGACGTCGAAGCGCAATTGTCTGCGCTGAAACTGATCTGACAGGAAGGAAATGACTATGAACGTTCTGGCGTCCCGGCCTCGCCGGCTCGAAAGCTATGTCTGTGGCAGCTGGACCGCGGGGGCCAGGGAAGGGGTTCCGCTTCTTGACGCCTCGACCGGTGCGCCCGTCGCCTTCATCGATTCGAGTGGCATCGATTTTGCCAGTACCCTTGCCTATGGTCGGGAAAAGGCCGGTCCGGCGTTGCGTCGCATGTCCTTCCATGAACGGGCCGCGATGCTGAAGGCGCTTGGCCTGGCGCTGATGGACCGCAAGGAAGAATTTTATGCGCTTTCCGCCGCCACCGGCGCCACCCGTGCCGACAGCTGGGTCGACATTGACGGCGGCATCGGCACGTTGCTTTCCTACGCCTCCAAGGGCCGGCGCGAACTGCCCAATACGCGTGTGCTGCTCGATGGCGATGCCGAGGCTTTGTCGAAGGACGGCACCTTCTCCGCCCAGCATATTCTAAGCCCGCTTCAAGGCGTGGCAGTGCACATCAACGCCTTCAATTTTCCCTGCTGGGGCATGCTGGAAAAGCTTGCCCCGACGCTGCTTGCCGGCATGCCGGCAATCGTCAAACCCGCTAGCCAGACGGCCTATCTGACGGAACTGATGGTGCGCCGGATGATTGAGACAGGGCTTCTGCCGGAAGGTGCGGTGCAGCTTATTGCTGGCTCGGTCGGCGATCTACTGGATCATGTCGAGGGTCAGGACGTCGTCACCTTCACCGGATCGGCCTCCACCGGCCGTAAACTAAAGAGCCATCCTGCCGTCATCGGCAATTCCGTCCGCTTCACCATGGAAGCCGATAGCCTGAACGCTTCCGTGCTCGGCATCGATGCCGGTCCCGGAACCGAGGAATTCGATCTCTTCGTCAAGGAAGTTGCCCGTGAAATGACGTCGAAAGCCGGGCAGAAATGCACGGCTATCCGCCGTGTCATCGCGCCGCGCGCCCATTGTGATGCGCTGGTCGCGGCTTTGGGCGACCGGCTGAGCAAGACGGTGCTCGGCAATCCCACCGACGAAAACGTCCGCATGGGCCCGCTCGCCAGCCTCGACCAGCGCGACGAAGTGCGCGCCCGCATCCGCGATCTGCTCGGCGATGCGGAAATCGTTGCCGGTGATCCCGATATGCCGCGCATCGTTTCCGGTGACGCCGAGGCCGGCGCCTTTCTCAATCCGGTGCTGCTTTATTGCGACCGGCCATGGGAGGCGAAGGCCGTGCATGACGTGGAGGCTTTCGGCCCGGTCAGCACCGTCATGCCCTATGACAGTGCCGAGGAGGCCGTTGATCTCGCGCGTCGTGGCAAGGGCAGTCTCGTCGCCTCGGTCTTCACCAATGATCCGGCCTTTGCGGAAGAGGTCGTGCTTGGCATGGCGCCGTTCCATGGCCGGGTGATGATCGGCAACCGCGTCAGCGCCAAGTCTTCCACTGGCCACGGTTCGCCCTTGCCCGGCCTCGTCCATGGCGGTCCCGGCCGCGCCGGTGGCGGTGAGGAGCTTGGCGGCATGCGCGGCGTCAAACATTACATGCAGCGCACTGCCATACAGGGCTCGCCGACACTTCTTTCAGCGGTCACCGGCCGCTGGGTTGCCGGTGCGCAGACCCAAACGGACGGCGAGCATCCATTCCGAAAATCGCTGGCGGAGCTTCGCATCGGCGATCAGCTCGTCACCGCCACCCGTCGGGTGACGCTGGAGGATATCGAACATTTCGCCAATTTTACCGGCGACACATTCTACGCGCATATGGACGAGGAAGCGGCCAGGGCCAATCCGTTCTTCGAAGGACGCGTTGCCCACGGTTACCTGATCGTCTCCTTCGCGGCAGGCCTTTTCGTCGATCCGGCACCGGGTCCGGTGCTTGCCAATTACGGTGTCGACAATCTGCGCTTCCTCACGCTGGTCAATCCGGGGGACACGTTGCAGGTGCAGCTGACCTGCAAGGAAATCAATCCGCGCGTCGATGCCGAGCACGGGGAGGTGCGCTGGGACTGCAGGGTCACCAACCAGAATGATGTTGCCGTCGCCCAGTATGACGTTCTGACCATGGTGGCGAAAACGAGAAGCTGAACCTTCGGGCACGCCGAGGAGGCCTGATCTTGAGTGCGAGATCGGGCCTGTCGGATCACGGGAGATGTGGGGAAGGGCGTCTTGAGTCGTTCGTTCTCGAAAAGAGCGATGGTGCGCGTCAGCGCACGGCCTTGACGCCTTCGAGGATGAGCGTGGTTGCTATATCCGCATATTCGTCGCGCGTGACCGGGCCGTTCGGCCTGAACCACATATAGACCCAGTTCATCATGCCAAAGAGCGACATGGTCACTGGCATCAGCAATGGCCGGTCCCGGTTAAGGTCGGGGTTGACCTGCTGTATCACGCCGGAGAAGCGCTTAACGATCCGTCTTTCGATCGCCTGCAGCTCTGCAAGCTGTTCCTGCGACAGCGCGCTGGTGCCGTTGAGCTGCACCTTGTGTTCGTTATCGCGGCCTTCGTAGTTCTTCATGACGGCCTTCACGAGAAGGCGCAGGCGCTCCTGCGGCGCCACATCGCTACGATCCGCCGCTTCGATCGCGCCGTCGAGTTCCGTCAGGTGCGTGCGGACGATGTCGAAGATCAACGCGTCCTTGCCGGGATAATAGTGATAGAGCAGGGCCTTGGAGACATTGCTGTGCGAGGCGATCATCGACATGGAAGCCTTCTCCATGCCCACCTCGGCAAACACCGCCGCAGCACTCGTCAGAATGCCACGCTGTTTTTCCTCGAAATCAACTGCCCGCGTCCGTGCCATGGTCTTCCTGTTTCTGCTCATTCCCGGGCGATTGCCGTGGGAGGGTTGCCGCTCCTCCCTTTACACAGTCAACCCGGTGCCGGACTATTCCGGCTTTTCCTTCATTCATTCTTTCGGGCGGTTGTCCACCACCCGCTTCGCCTTGCCTTCCGAGCGCGCCACGCCTCCGGGCTCATGCACCGAAATCTTCGTGGAAACGCCAACCACGCTCTTGATGTGGTGGGCAAGCTCTTTCGCAGATCCGGTGCGTGCGCCCTCGTCGGTCGCGTCCAGCGTACATTCGACGTGAACCGTCATGTTGTCCATACGGCCCGAACGGCTGAGCTCGATCTGGAAATGAGGGGCAAGGCCGCGACATTTCAGGATCTGTTCCTCGATCTGCGTGGGGAAAACATTGACGCCGCGCAGGATCATCATGTCGTCGGAACGTCCGGTTATCTTCTCCATGCGGCGCATGGATCGCGCCGTGCCGGGGAGAAGCCGTGTCAGGTCCCGCGTGCGGTAGCGCACGATCGGTAGGCCTTCCTTGGTCAGTGTCGTGAAGACCAGTTCGCCAAGTTCGCCATCCGGCAGCACGTCACCGGTCACCGGATCGATGATTTCGGGGTAGAAATGATCCTCCCAGATGTGCAGGCCGTCCTTCGTCTCGACGCATTCGTTGGCGACGCCCGGCCCCATCACTTCCGAAAGACCGTAGATATCGACGGCGTGCATGTCGAAGGCCTGCTCGATCTCCTGCCGCATCGAATTGGTCCATGGTTCGGCGCCGAAAATACCGACGGCGAGGGAGCTTTCGCGCGGGTCGATCCCATGACGGCGGAACTCGTCGAGGATGGAGAGCATATAGGAAGGCGTGACCATGATGATGCGCGGCTTGAAATCCTGCATCAAGGTTACCTGGCGTTCTGTCATGCCGCCGGAGATCGGCACGACCGTGCAGCCGAGTTTCTCTGCGCCGTAATGCGCGCCGAGGCCACCGGTGAACAGGCCATAACCATAGGCGACATGGACGATATCGCCGGCACGGCCGCCCGAGGCGCGGATCGAGCGGGCGACGACGGTTGCCCAGGTGTCGATGTCCTTTGCGGTGTAGCCAACGACGGTCGGCTTGCCGGTGGTGCCGGAGGAGGCGTGGATGCGGGCGAGCTTTTCGCGCGGCACGGCGAACATCCCGAACGGATAGGTGTCGCGCAGGTCCTTCTTGGTGGTGAAGGGGAATTTTGCGAGATCCGACAATGTCTTCAGGTCTGAGGGGTGAACGCCGACCTCATCGAAGCGCTGGCGGTAAAAGGGGGAATTCTCGTAGGCGTGGGTCAGCGACCACTTCATGCGCTCAAGCTGCAGCGCGGAAATCTCGTCGCGCGACGCCGTCTCGATCGTGTCGAGGTCGCCGGGGCGGGGGGAAAGGTCTTCCATTAAAATCTCCTCCGAGAATGCGATGGTACCGGCGTCGGCTTTATTCCGGCAGATGGGTACCCTTGACTGTTCGCGAGTGGCCGCGGAATTCCGCGACGTGCTCGCCCTCCTGATTGGTGATGCGGATATCGTAGATCCCGGCCCGTCCGCGGCGTGACACCTCCCGTGCCGTCGCCGTCAGCCGGTCGCCCTTGAAGGCCGGCGCGATATAGGTCACCGAACAGTGCTGGGCGACGGTGCGCTGGTTATAGGTGTTGCAGGCAAAGGCGAAGGCCGAATCCGCCAGTGTGAAGATGTAACCGCCATGGCAGGTGCCATGGCCATTCGTCATGGTTTCGGCAATCGTCATCGTGATCGTCGCCTCGCCGGGCGCGATCGCAAGAAGCTCCATGCCAATATGGCGGGTGGCGTTGTCATCGTCCCACATGGCTTTGGCGCAGGCTTCGGCCATCGCCTGCGGGGAAAGGCTGGCGGCGCTCATTTGCCTTTGAACTCCGGTTTGCGCTTTTCGAGGAAGGCGGCAACGCCTTCGGCATAATCGGCGCTGCGCCCGGCCTCGCGCTGCAAGTCGCGTTCGAGGTCGAGCTGCTGATCCAGCGAGTTCGTCGCAGCCGCCTGTATGGCGCGCTTCGTCATGCCAAGCCCTTTCGTTGGGCCTGCGGCGAGGCGTTTGGCGAGCGCGGATGCCTCTTCCAGCAACTTGTCGTCATCGACGGAGCGCCAGATCAGCCCCCAGTCGGCGGCGGTTTCGGCTGCAAGCGGTTCTGCTGTAAGCGTGAGCGCCTTGGCACGGGCCTCGCCAATCAGACGCGGCAGGCTCCAGGTGCCGCCGGAATCCGGCACGAGGCCGATCTTGGCAAAGGCCTGGATGAAGCGGGCGGAGCGGGCGGCGAGGGTGATATCGCAGGCAAAGGCGATATTGGCGCCAGCGCCGGCGGCGACGCCGTTCACGGCACAGATGACCGGCTTTTCCAGGCTGCGGATCAGGCGCAGCAACGGATTATAGAAGGTCTCGATGGTGTGGCCGAGGTCCGGCACGCCCTTCTTAGGGTCACGATCGCCAAGGTCTTGCCCCGCGCAGAAACCGCGGCCGGCACCTGTCAACAGGACGGCGCGGACATCCGCATCCGCATGGGCGCGCTCGAAACCGGCGCGTAGTGCAAGATGCATTTCTTCATTGAAGGCATTGAGCCTGTCCGGGCGGTTCAGCGTCAGGCTGAGAACGCCATCGGCAAACGCAGACAGAATAGTGTCTGAATCCGACATGTTTCCTCCCTGTCGCCCTTCCCAGCGGCGACCGTAAAAAAGTTCTTGCATAAACCGGCCGGTCAGTCAATTATAAAACAACAGACTGGGAGGAGTGGGACATGACCGGACTATTCGAGCGCCATTATCCGACGCTGCAAGCGGCGACAGATGCTGCGGTCAAGCGCGATTACTGGTCTGCTTATCCGGAAGTTCCAAGCGGCAAGATCTATGGCGAAACCGCCAAGGATGATGGTCTAGCCTCTTACAAAGCACGCCTCGCGCAGCCCTTCGATCTGCCCGGACACCCGGCAGATAAAAGTCCTGTCGGTGTGGAAATCTCTCCTTTCGGCCCGGCGCTCGGCATTACCTATCCCGCCGCATCCCCCGATCTGCTGATTTCGGCGTCTCGCGCCGCCGCG
This portion of the Agrobacterium tumefaciens genome encodes:
- the paaK gene encoding phenylacetate-CoA oxygenase/reductase subunit PaaK; the encoded protein is MARFHSLNVTEVRRETRDAVVVTLVPAEEDRAAFDFTQGQYLTFRRKFDGEELRRSYSICAGRDEGVLRVGIKRVDGGCFSSWANEGLKAGDTLEAMPPMGAFFTDIEPEVSKHYLGFAGGSGITPVLSIIKTTLKREPRSSFTLVYANRQISSIMFREELEDLKNSYLGRFSVLHVLESEAQDIDLFTGRVNAEKCAALFKSWIDLTSVTTAFICGPEPMMLAIAGALREHGLRDDQIKFELFASSQPGRARARAQNAHGTDANASCQATVTLDGATRIFNMPKQGQSLLDAALENNIDAPYACKAGVCSTCRAKVIEGETEMEVNHALEDYEVRQGYVLTCQCYPLSDKVVVSYDQ
- a CDS encoding phenylacetic acid catabolic; this translates as MTHTETMPIEDYLAQGGVLTSPDNVPARYRGELLRLMASFVDSELAGSAGFADIINDAPGIQERICAARIVLEKTDHAGQILKVMESFGADGGRYAVHHPWAERLPRDADIGAARQKGDMRLSVFHYPLGGWVDAVVMNVLMGKAGVIQLRELSHVSYQPLAEVFRRILPREARHLELGIAGLERIAANPAERDTAMASITYWRPRVAASFGLSGSARFGTLARFGLRHTPNETLLAEWQADVEAQLSALKLI
- the paaZ gene encoding phenylacetic acid degradation bifunctional protein PaaZ → MNVLASRPRRLESYVCGSWTAGAREGVPLLDASTGAPVAFIDSSGIDFASTLAYGREKAGPALRRMSFHERAAMLKALGLALMDRKEEFYALSAATGATRADSWVDIDGGIGTLLSYASKGRRELPNTRVLLDGDAEALSKDGTFSAQHILSPLQGVAVHINAFNFPCWGMLEKLAPTLLAGMPAIVKPASQTAYLTELMVRRMIETGLLPEGAVQLIAGSVGDLLDHVEGQDVVTFTGSASTGRKLKSHPAVIGNSVRFTMEADSLNASVLGIDAGPGTEEFDLFVKEVAREMTSKAGQKCTAIRRVIAPRAHCDALVAALGDRLSKTVLGNPTDENVRMGPLASLDQRDEVRARIRDLLGDAEIVAGDPDMPRIVSGDAEAGAFLNPVLLYCDRPWEAKAVHDVEAFGPVSTVMPYDSAEEAVDLARRGKGSLVASVFTNDPAFAEEVVLGMAPFHGRVMIGNRVSAKSSTGHGSPLPGLVHGGPGRAGGGEELGGMRGVKHYMQRTAIQGSPTLLSAVTGRWVAGAQTQTDGEHPFRKSLAELRIGDQLVTATRRVTLEDIEHFANFTGDTFYAHMDEEAARANPFFEGRVAHGYLIVSFAAGLFVDPAPGPVLANYGVDNLRFLTLVNPGDTLQVQLTCKEINPRVDAEHGEVRWDCRVTNQNDVAVAQYDVLTMVAKTRS
- a CDS encoding TetR/AcrR family transcriptional regulator — encoded protein: MARTRAVDFEEKQRGILTSAAAVFAEVGMEKASMSMIASHSNVSKALLYHYYPGKDALIFDIVRTHLTELDGAIEAADRSDVAPQERLRLLVKAVMKNYEGRDNEHKVQLNGTSALSQEQLAELQAIERRIVKRFSGVIQQVNPDLNRDRPLLMPVTMSLFGMMNWVYMWFRPNGPVTRDEYADIATTLILEGVKAVR
- the paaF gene encoding phenylacetate--CoA ligase, whose protein sequence is MEDLSPRPGDLDTIETASRDEISALQLERMKWSLTHAYENSPFYRQRFDEVGVHPSDLKTLSDLAKFPFTTKKDLRDTYPFGMFAVPREKLARIHASSGTTGKPTVVGYTAKDIDTWATVVARSIRASGGRAGDIVHVAYGYGLFTGGLGAHYGAEKLGCTVVPISGGMTERQVTLMQDFKPRIIMVTPSYMLSILDEFRRHGIDPRESSLAVGIFGAEPWTNSMRQEIEQAFDMHAVDIYGLSEVMGPGVANECVETKDGLHIWEDHFYPEIIDPVTGDVLPDGELGELVFTTLTKEGLPIVRYRTRDLTRLLPGTARSMRRMEKITGRSDDMMILRGVNVFPTQIEEQILKCRGLAPHFQIELSRSGRMDNMTVHVECTLDATDEGARTGSAKELAHHIKSVVGVSTKISVHEPGGVARSEGKAKRVVDNRPKE
- the paaI gene encoding hydroxyphenylacetyl-CoA thioesterase PaaI codes for the protein MSAASLSPQAMAEACAKAMWDDDNATRHIGMELLAIAPGEATITMTIAETMTNGHGTCHGGYIFTLADSAFAFACNTYNQRTVAQHCSVTYIAPAFKGDRLTATAREVSRRGRAGIYDIRITNQEGEHVAEFRGHSRTVKGTHLPE
- the paaB gene encoding 2-(1,2-epoxy-1,2-dihydrophenyl)acetyl-CoA isomerase, translating into MSDSDTILSAFADGVLSLTLNRPDRLNAFNEEMHLALRAGFERAHADADVRAVLLTGAGRGFCAGQDLGDRDPKKGVPDLGHTIETFYNPLLRLIRSLEKPVICAVNGVAAGAGANIAFACDITLAARSARFIQAFAKIGLVPDSGGTWSLPRLIGEARAKALTLTAEPLAAETAADWGLIWRSVDDDKLLEEASALAKRLAAGPTKGLGMTKRAIQAAATNSLDQQLDLERDLQREAGRSADYAEGVAAFLEKRKPEFKGK